A segment of the Streptomyces sp. NBC_01235 genome:
GGCCGGTCGGCCTTCGGCGGACCTGTCGCGTCGATCAGGTGGTACTCCCGATCGCTGTCCTCGCTCGTACCTCCAGCGGACGAAAGCGCACGCGGCCTGCGAGACGCGGACTGACGACGGCCTGCCGGACGGGGAGCTGACGACGGCGTGGGCGAAGCAGGCCGGCGACGGTGTTCGCGAGGCGGGCCGGCGACCGTGTACGCCGCAGGGTGCCGACCGGGTACGGGGGGCGGGCCGGCGACCGTGTACGGGCCGCAGGGTGCCGACCGGGTACGAGGGGCAGGCCGACGAACCGTGGACGAGTCTCACCGCCGCCCGCTCGCCGCCCCGATCAGCTCGGAAACCTTCACGAAACGGTATCCCTGTCGGCGCAGCTCCGGCACGATCGTGCGCACCGCCCGCTCGGTCGTCGGGGCGGCGCTGCGCGTGCAGTGCATGACGACGACTGAGCCCGGCTTCACGCCCTCCAGCACCTGCCGGGCCACCGCGTCCGCATCCGTCGCGAAGGCGTCTCCGCTCACCACGTCCCACTGCACCGCGGTCACACCCGTGCCGCTCACCGCGTGCAGTGCCCGCCGGTCGTAGCAACCGCCGGGGAAACGGAAGTAAGGCATCGCGTCCGGTACCCCGGCCTTGCGGAACGCCGCGTACGCCCGTTCCACGTCCGCCCGCATCCGGTCCTCGGGGACGGTCGGCAGGCCGTAGCAGTCGTCGGTGAAGGCGTAGTGGCTGTAGGAGTGGTTGGCGATCTCGAACTGCGGGTCGCGGCCGATCGAGCGGGCCTGGGCCGGGTACTCCTCGGCCCAGCGGCCGGTCATGAACACGGTGGCCGGCACCTTCAGCGTCCGCAGCGCCGCGATCAGCCCCGGGTTGTCGAAGTGCTCGCCGGACGCCGCCCGGGCCCCCTGGTCGGCGGTCATGTCGGCGTCGAAGGTGAGGGCCACGGTCTTGCCGGCGGTGCGGGGTGCGTTGCGGAAGACGGGGGTGAGTCCGGCCGGGCCGGGGGCCAGCGTCGGGGGCCGGGAGGGAGCGGCCGAGGCGGGAGCGGGAGCGGTGGGGGTCGGAGCGGTGTGCGTGGGGGCCGCGGACGTGTGGGCCGGGGCAGTCGGGCGGACGGCAAGCGGTTCCTGGGGGGTGCCGCAGGCGGCGAGGCCGGCGAGGGCGGTGCCGAGGGCGCAGAAGGTGGCGAGGCGACGTACCGGAGGGATCATCGTATGAATGTACGAGGAGTGCGCCTGGAGCTGTGCGGATATATGACCGCGCCTCCGGCGGCGTCACCCGCCCGGGCTCTCGCGTGCCCGGGCAGGACAGAACGTCGGGTAGGCCCAAGCGCCCTACTCGTCGACGGCCTTCGGGGGAGGAGGAGGCGGCGGAGGGGCGGCGGGCGGCGGCTGCTGGGGATGCTGCGGGATCGGTTGCTGGGCCTTTTCCAGGAAGCGCAGCAGTTCCACCGGGAACGGCAGGACGAGCGTGGAGTTCTTCTCGGCGGCCACCGCCACCACCGTCTGAAGCAACCGCAGCTGGAGCGCGGCGGGCTGCTCGGACATCTGCTTCGCCGCCTCGGCGAGCTTCTTCGACGCCTGGAGCTCGGCGTCCGCGTTGATGATCCGCGCCCGCCGCTCACGGTCGGCCTCGGCCTGGCGGGCCATCGAGCGCTTCATGGTGTCGGGCAGGGACACGTCCTTGATCTCCACGCGGTCGATCTGCACGCCCCAGCCGATGGCGGGACTGTCGATCATCAGCTCCAGACCCTCGTTGAGCTTCTCCCGGTTCGACAGCAGGTCGTCCAGCTCGCTCTTGCCGATGATCGAGCGCAGTGAGGTCTGTGCCATCTGCGAGACGGCGAAACGGTAGTCCTCGACGTTGATGACCGCGGCCGCCGCGTCCACCACCCGGAAGTACACGACCGCGTCCACCCGCACGGTCACGTTGTCGCGGGTGATGCCCTCCTGGGCGGGAATGGGCATCGTCACGATCTGCATGTTGACCTTGCGCAGCCGGTCCACGGCCGGGACGACCATCGTGAACCCCGGCTGGCGGACGTCGCCGCGCAGCCGGCCGAGCCGCAGGACCACCCCGCGCTCGTACTGTTTGACGACCCGCGCGGCCGCCCCGAGATACACGAGGGCCCCGGCGCCTACCGCCGCGGCCACGCCCAGCAGCTCCTGGAGCATGACGACCTCCTCAGCAAGAGGTCCATGAAAGGCGTTCTGTCTGTTCCTGCAACGATATGCCCGCCGTCCGGCCCGGGGCCACGCCCCGAGTCCCGGCCCGGACAGCGGGCGGGAGGGGCTACACGGCCGTCACCGGTTCCGTGACCTTCACGGGCTCCGTGCCGGCCGCGCTGTGGCGTTCGGCCCAGGTTTCCAGTGCCGTACGGCAGGCGTGGTCGAGGTGGTGCAGGCCGGACAGGTCCAGCTCGACGGGGCGGTCCTGCGGGAGGGCCTCCAGGCTGTCGAGGATCTTCGGCAGGCGCAGGAAGGTCGCGTTGCCCGACAGGTACGCCTGGACGGGGCCGGCGCCCTTGTCGACGACCTCCATCCGGAGGTGCGAGGCCTCCCACGCCGTCTTGGCGACGGCCAGCGCGAGACCGATGAGGACGCCCTCGAACATGCTGACCGCGACGATCGACACGGCCGTGACGACCAGGATCAGCGCCTCGCCGCGGTGCTCGCGCCACAGCCCCGCGATCGCCCGCACGGGTACGAGCTTGGCGCCCGCGTGCACGAGGATGCCGGCCAGCGCCGGGATGGGTATGTACGCCAGCACGTCCGGCAGCAGGGCCGCGAACAGCAGCAGCCACAGGCCGTGCAGCACGCGGGACGCCTTGGTCCGCGCGCCCGCCTGTACGTTGGCCGCGCTGCGCACGATCACCGCGGTCATCGGCAGCGCGCCGAGCACTCCGCAGAGCGCGTTGCCCGCGCCCTGCGCCATCAGCTCCTTGTCGTACTCGGTGCGCGGGCCGTCGTGCAGCCGGTCCACCGCCGCGGCGCTGAACAGCGACTCGGCGGACGCGATCAGGGTGAAGGCGACGATCGTGCCGAGCAGGCCGACCTGTGCCAGATCGCCGAAGGCGGACAGCGACGGCGGCTGGATGGAACCGAGCAGGCCCTGCACCTCGACGGTGGCCACGGGCAGGTTCAGCAGCAGGGCGGCGAGCGTCGCCAGGCCCACCGCGGCGAGCGGGCCGGGCACCGTCCGGACCTTTGCCGGCAACCGCTTCCACAACACCAGCACCGCGATGGTGCCGGCGCCGAGCGCGAGCGACGCCAACGCGTCGGTGTTGCCGGCCGCGTCCACGAGTGCCTCGGGCAGACCGGCGATCTTCTCCAGGCCGGACTCCGGCGCCTTGGTGCCGACCACCGAGTACAGCTGACCGGCGATCAGCACCAGGCCGATTCCGGCCAGCATGCCCTCGACGACCGAGACCGAGATGGCCCGGAAGTAGCGCCCCAGCTTCAGGGCGCCCATGGCGATCTGCAGAGCGCCGGTCGCGAGGACGACGACCCCGAGGGCGGGCAGGCCGAACTCCTGCACGGCCTCGAAGACCAGCACGGTCAGCCCTGCCGCGGGACCGGACACCTGCAGGCTGCTGCCGCGCATCAGCCCGGTGACGAGGCCGCCGACGATGCCGGTGACGAGTCCGAGCTCGGCCGGCACGCCGGAGGCCACGGCCACGCCCACGCACAGCGGGAGCGCGACCAGGAAGACGACGAGTGAAGCGGCGAAGTCCTGCTTGAGGTGGGGGAACCTGGATATTCGGCGGGGGGCTTCGTTGGTCATCGCGGCGCTCACAGGGTCTCGAAGCCGTCGGTGTCCACGCGGTGTTCGCGCACGGCGCCGGTGTGCACCTCGTAGTACCAGCCGCGCACCCTTAGCCGGCCGTCGGCCAGCCGCTTCTCCACGCACGGATAGGAACGCAGCCGCAGCAGCTGGGCGAGCACGTGGTTCTGCACCGCCCGCATGACCGTCGGGTCGTCGGGATCGGCGGCCCCCGGCTCGTCCGCGGCGTGCGCGAGCCAGTCGCGGACGGCGGGGACGCCGTCGAGGTCGTCGCCGCGCACCAGCGCGCCGACGGCACCGCAGTGCGAGTGGCCGCAGACCACGACGTCCTGGACGCCGAGCACCTCGACGGCGTACTCGATGGTGGCCGCCTCGCCGGTGGGGCGGTCGGAGACGTACGGGGGCACGATGTTGCCCGCGGTGCGCAGCTCGAAGAGCTCGCCGGGGCGGGCGCCCGTGATCAGGGCGGGTACGACCCGCGAATCGGAGCAGGTGATGAAGAGGACCTGCGGGGACTGGCCTTCGGCGAGCTTGGCGAACTCCTCAGGGCGCTGTCCGAACGTACGGGCGTTGTCGATGAGGGGCTGCATGACGTGGTGACTCCTCCTGGCGCGCCGCGGGGGCGCGTCGGATGTGCAGGACACAGGACAGGTGGGGGAACTGCTGTTCTGCTCTGCTCTCTCAGCAGCGGAAGACCTGAAGTGCCGCCGGAGAGTGGGCCGTCGAGGATCTCGACGAGCGGTGATGGGGGGCGCCGGGCCGGGCCGGCTGGTGCGCGGCCGCGGGATCCTGCGCCAGCAGCGCGCGCTCGGGCTCCTGGGGCGCCGAGGCGGCGGAGGTGGCGCCGCGGTGGCGGTCACGGGTGCGCAGAGGGTCGGCGGAGCCGGCGGAGCGGTCGCAGTCGCGCAACGTGACGATCTCGTCGCGCTTCGTCTTGCCCGAGAGGGTGATTCCGGGCTGGGTCTTGGCCTCGGCCTGACGCACCGTGTGCGCGTGTGCGAAGGATGACGTAGGAGCGAAGAAGGGGAGGGCGAGCAGGGCGGCGGCGAGGATCGAGATCACGGCCCGGGCCGTCTTACCTCGGAACATGCGCCTCCCTCCGACCTGTTCGCGCTTCTAGTCCAGACCAACGACTGGTCAACGACTGGTCAAGAAACACGGTAACCCTGCAAGGTTGTTTGCAGGGTTAACTGGGCGTTTCGAGAAGAAGTGCGCCTCAAAAGCGAGGGGTGCTTGGCGTGAACCGACTCTTGACCCGGGTGGCCCGGATCGTTTAATGAGCTTCGACGAGTCGCCCCGCGTCGCGGGCCAGCGCAGTGAGCCGGGAGATCGCGCGGAAGTACTTCTTGCGGTAGCCGCCGTTCAGCATCTCCTCGCTGAACAGCCGGTCGAAGGGCAGCCCCGAGGCCAGGACCGGGACCTCGCGGTCGTAGAGCCGGTCGGCCAGAACCACGAGCCTGAGCGCCGTGGACTGGTCGGGCACCGGCCGCACGTCTGTGAGACAGACCGCCTTCAGGCCATCCGTGAGCGCGCCGTAACGGCTCGGGTGGACCTTGGCGAGGTGTTCCAGCAGGTGCGGGAAGTCGTCGAGCGAGGTGCCCTCGGTGGCGTACGCCGCCTTCGTCACCTCTTCGTCGGAGTACGGCGCCGGCGCCTCGGGCAGACCGCGGTGGCGGTAGTCCTCGCCGTCGATGCGCAGCGCGCGGAAGTGCGCCGACAGGCCCTGGATCTCGCGCAGGAAGTCGGCGGCCGCGAATCGGCCCTCGCCCAGCTTGCCCGGGAGGGTGTTGGAGGTGGCGGCGAGCGCGACACCCGCGTCGACCAGCTTCCCGAGCAGCGTGGAGACGAGAACGGTGTCGCCCGGGTCGTCCAGCTCGAACTCGTCGATGCACAGCAGACGGTGCCCGGAGAGGGTCCGCACCGTCTGCTGGAAGCCCAGGGCGCCGACGAGGTTGGTGAGCTCGACGAAGGTGCCGAACGCCTTGAGGGCGGGCTCGGCCGGGGTGGCGTGCCACAGGGACGCCAGGAGGTGCGTCTTGCCGACGCCGTAACCGCCGTCCAGGTAGACGCCACGCGGGCCGGCGGGCACCCTCGTCGCCTTCGCCCTGCCGAAGCCGAGGAACCCCCGTTTGGCGGTACCCGTGGCGTGCGCTCCGCCCAGTCCGGCCGCGAAGCCCTCCAGGACTCCGACCGCCTCGGTCTGACTGGGCTGGTTCGGGTCCGGGATGTATGTGCTGAAACGGACCGAGTCGAAGCGCGGCGGCGGAACCATCTCGGCGACCAGTCGGTCCGCGGGGACATGCGGCTGACGGGTGCACAGGGATGCCGGGGCCGCGTCGGCTATCGGGCCGATGCCGGGGGCGGGGGAGAAGGACGACACGGTTCCCCATGCTACGGGGCGTGCCAGACTGCCTGGCATGCGACGGCTGTTCCCTGTGACCGACCAGACAGCGACGAACGACCGCGGCGGGAGGCCGCCCGGGGCCCCCGGCGAGGGGGGCGGTGCGGCGGCGGACCGCGAGTGGAGCCTCGACGAGCTCGCCGACGCCTACGCCTACCCGGAACCCGGCCCCGGGGAGCCGCGGCCCTGGCTGCGCGCCAACATGGTGTCCACCCTCGACGGCGCCGCCCAGCACGACGGACGCTCGCAGCCCATCTCCACCGCCACCGACATGCGGATCTTCGGCATGCTGCGGGGGCTCGCGGACGTGGTGGTCGTCGGCGCGGAAACGGTACGTCTGGAGGGCTACCGCCCCGCACGCGCGCGTGCCGAGTTCGCCGGGCGGCGCGAGGCGGCCGGGCAGGGGCCCGCACCCGCCGTCGCGGTGGTCACCGCCAGTCTCGACCTGGACTTCTCGCTCCCGCTCTACACCTCGCCGCTGGTGCCCACCCTGCTCCTGACGGGCGCCGCGGCGGCCCCCGACAGGATCGCGGCCGCACAGAAGGCGGGCGCTCAGGTGGTGATCGCCGGTGACGGCATGGGCGTGGACCCGGCCCGGGCCGTGGAGGCCCTCGCCGGACTCGGGCACACCCGGCTGCTGACGGAGGGCGGACCCCGGCTGCTGGGGCAGTTCGTCGCCTCCGGAGTACTCGACGAGCTCTGTCTGACCGTCTCCCCGATGCTCACCGTCGGCGACGCGCAGCGGATCGCGGGCGGGCCGTCGATCGCGGTTCCGCGGCGGTTCGCACTGGCGTCACTTCTGGAGGAGGAGGGTTTCCTGTTCGCGAGGTACCGGCGGCCGTGATGCCGGAAACGGGTTCGATCGCCGCCGAGGGTCCTGAAATCGGCGGAGTAAGCCGTTCCGTTTAGTGTCCGACGGGCACACTGAATCTCGCAGTCCCCGTGCGAGCACGGGGAAGGATGGTTTCCGCAGGGCCGCGAACGGCCCACGCAGGAGAGAGGGCCACGGGGGTCCTCGAAGGAGAATGGGGCGCTGGTGTTCACAAGCGTTTTGATGATCGAGAAGGCCCTGACGTCCGCCGACGTCGAGTTCGTCAGCACCTTGCACGGGGACGAGCCGGTCTTCTTCCACGTGCTGCTCCAGCCTCGGGGCGACCAGGCGGACCGCTTGCTGCGGGCCATCGACGACGTGGCCCTCGGAGAGCTGGACGAGGCAGCGCGGGAGCGGGAGACGCCGGAGGGGGAAGAGGCGAAGGGGTTCGGCGAACGGGCGCTTTCGGTGTCCCTCCAGGCGTTGCACGCGGCGGGCAACGAGGCGGTGGGGCGGCTGGTCGAGGACCATCCGCTGGACACGTTGAAGTCCCTGGTGGGTGAGGTGGGGGCGGACGAGGTGATCGTCCTGACCGATCCCCACTACGTGGAGGAGTTCTTCCACCGGGACTGGGCCTCCCGGGCCCGGCACAGGGTGGGGGTGCCGGTGCTGAAACTCTTCTCGCACAGCAAGGCGTAGGCAGGAAGCGCGCTGGGCGCAGCACACGAGGGAAACGCAGGAAACAGGGTGCTGTCGGAGTGCGGTGCGCCCCTAGGTCGGCCGGGACGGCCCTTGCGGAATAGGGTGGGGGCGCACTCGTCGCCATCACCGCACCCTGGGAGAACACGCATGGCACCCGGCCTTCCTACCGCCATGGACCGACCGCACTTCATCGGCATCGGCGGGGCCGGGATGTCGGGGATCGCGAAGATCCTGGCCCAGCGTGGGGCGAAGGTGGCCGGCAGCGACGCCAAGGAGTCCGGGACCGCGGCGGCGCTGCGCGCGCTCGGGGCGACCGTGCACATCGGGCACGCCGCCGAGCACCTGGCCGACGACGCCAGCTGTGTCGTCGTCTCGTCGGCGATCCGCGCGGACAACCCGGAGCTGGCCCGCGCGGCCGAGCTGGGCATCCCGGTGGTCCACCGTTCGGACGCGCTCGCCCGGCTGATGGACGGGCTGCGTCCGATCGCCGTCGCCGGCACGCACGGCAAGACGACCACCACGTCCATGCTGGCGGTGTCGCTGTCCGAGCTGGGGCTGAACCCCTCGTACGCGATCGGCGGCGACCTGGACGCGCCCGGTTCCAACGCGCTGCACGGCGAGGGCGAGATCTTCGTCGCCGAGGCGGACGAATCGGACCGCAGCTTCCACAAGTACGCGCCCGAGGTCGCCATCGTCCTCAACGTCGAGCTCGACCACCACGCGAACTACGCCTCGATGGACGAGATCTACGAGTCCTTCGAGACCTTCGCCGGGAAGATCGTCCCCGGCGGCACGCTGGTGATCAACGCCGACCACGAGGGCGCCCGGGAACTGACGCGACGCGTCGAGGGCGTGCGGGTGGTGACGTACGGGGAGGCCGAGGACGCCGACGTGCGGGTCCTGTCCGTCGTCCCGCAGGGGCTGAAGAGCGAGGTGAGCGTCCTGCTGGACGGGCAGGAGCTCACGTTCACCGTCTCCGTGCCCGGCCGTCACTACGCGCACAACGCCGTCGCCGCGCTGGCCGCGGGCGTCGCCCTGGGCGTCCCCGCCGCCGAGCTCGCCCCCGCCCTGGCCGCGTACACGGGCGTCAAGCGCCGGCTTCAGCTCAAGGGCGAGGAGGCGGGCGTCCAGGTCATCGACTCCTACGCCCACCACCCGACCGAGATGACGGCCGACCTGGAGGCGATGCGCGCGGCGGCCGGCGACGCCCGCATCCTCGTCGTCTTCCAGCCGCACCTGTTCTCCAGGACACAGGAACTCGGCAAGGAGATGGGCCAGGCCCTGGCGCTGGCCGACGCCTCCGTCGTCCTCGACATCTACCCCGCCCGCGAGGACCCGATCCCGGGCGTGACCAGTGCGCTGATCATCGACGCGGCCCGGGCGGCGGGCGCGGACGTCACGGCCGTGCACGACAAGGACGAGGTGCCCGCCGTGATCGCGGGAATGGCGAAGGCCGGCGATCTCGTTCTCACCATGGGCGCGGGCGATGTGACGGACCTGGGCCCGCGCATTCTGGACCGTCTTTCCAGCTGAGGGGCTGAGCTCATGTCGTACGACGTCGAAAAGCCGGACGAGCAGTGGCGGGCGGAGCTGACCCCGGCCGAGTACGCCGTCCTGCGCCAGGCCGCGACCGAGCCCGCGTTCACCGGTGAGTACACCGACACCAAGACCCGGGGCGTCTACTCCTGCCGAGCCTGCGGCACCGATCTGTTCACCTCCGAGACCAAGTTCGACTCCCACTGCGGCTGGCCGTCCTTCTTCGACCCGAAGGACACCGACGCGGTGGAGCTGATCGAGGACCACTCGCACGGGATGGTGCGCACCGAGGTGCGGTGCGCCCGATGCGGTTCCCACCTCGGGCACGTGTTCGCCGGGGAGGGGTACGCCACCCCGACCGATCAGCGGTACTGCATCAACAGCATCTCGCTGCGGCTGGCGGCGGACGAGAGCTGACGAGGGCCGACGTGGCCGACGCGGCTCACAGGTGCTCGCGCTGCACCAGCGCCGACAGCACCAGCATCCCCGGCAGCAGGGGCAGCCAGACCGTCAGCACCCGGTAGCCGATGACCGTCGCCGTGGCCAGGCCCAGCGGGGTGCCGTAGCCGGCCAGGGTGAGGACCAGGGCCGCGTCGACGGGACCGATCCCGCCCGGCGCGGGGACGGCTCCCGCCGCGGTGCTCGCCGCCAGGTGGGCGAAGAGCAGCTGCGCCCAGGAGAGGGGCACGCCCAGCGCCGTTCCCACGGAGGCCACCACACTCGCCTGGACCAGCGGCGCCGCGACCGCTCCGCCCCACAGGGGGAGGAAACGGGAGGGGCGGGTGTGCAGGTGCCGGACGTCGGTCAGGGCCGTACGCACGAAGTCCAGGGCGGGGCGGCGCAGCGGCCGTACGAAGGCGAGCAGCACCGCGGCCGCCGTGGGGGCCAGTAGCAGGCCCACGGCGGCCAGGAGCAACGTCCGTCCCTGCGGCAGGAGTTGGGCGGCGGGTACGGCGCTGGGCGCGGCGATCAGGAAGACCAGCACCACGGGCGTCTTCGCCACGGCTCTGACCAGGGAGTACAGGGCGATCGAGGCAGTGGCGCGGGGGAGCGGGACGCCCTGGCGTTGCAGAAAACGGACGGTGACCGCGTGGGCGCCTATGCTCGCCGGCAGCACGTGATTCGCGGCGCCCGCGGCGATCTGGGAGGCCACCAGCAGGCCCGGCGGCAACCGGTCCGGGATCGCGCCCTGGCGGACACAGGCCGCGACGACGGCACCCAGATAGGTGAAGAGGAGCCCGGCCAGCAGCCACAAGGGATCGGCGGTGGCCAGCCGGGCGGTGCCGTCGCGCACGGCGTGCCAGTCGACCGCCGCCCACACCACCAGGAGCAGCAGCGGGAGCAGGCCGAGGGCGCGGCGGGTGGCGGCGGACGTCAGGGGGCGGGGGCGGTCGGCCGCGAGCGGGAGCGGGGGCGGGGTCGCGGGCTCGTCGAGGGGCAGCAGGGACACGGCGCACGTCGTCCTTCCGCGTCGTGACCGCACGCGGCGGCTTGACGGATCGGGGTTGGGCCTGCCTAAGGAGGGGGACGGGGGAGTCGTTCCCCTCCGGTGTGACGGTGCGGTGTCCGGAAGCCGACGGAGTGCGGGCCGAAGGGCGACCGCGGTGCGGTGAGGCGGGGGAGGCACGGTGAGGCTGTGGGATTTCTGCCCATACCCCCCGGAGTTCATCCCGGACGTCCCCCGAGGTTCACCCGGCCCGCAGCACCGTCGGCGCCTCCCGCGCGATCCGGTCGGTCGTCCCCCGGCCTGTCGTCGTGCCGTGGCCGCCCGGGAGCCGCCCGGTCCTGCGGTACCGCCCGTGACGCCTCTGCCGGCAGCTGTTCCGCGCCCGCGCCCCACCCTGAGCCGACGACCGGTTCGGCGAGGTACGTCGCCATGTCCTCGACGCCCGGCACGGGGCGGGCGGACGGTCCCGCAACGCCGCGGCCATCAGCGCGTCGACGTCGCCCCCCCGCCAGGGGCCGCTCGCTCCTGTACCGCACGCCGGCGGGCGGGGGACGGGAGGGCGCCGTCCCCTGCCGTCGGCGGGCTCAAGGACCGGGCCGTGCCCGGCGCAGCGTTCCTGGCACACCACTCACCGGCTGCCGAGCTCTGCGCTCACCGCCTTCCGGTTCACTGGTGGTCGGGTTCTGGGTTCGGTGTCTTCCGGCTCACCGGCGGCCCGCTCTGCGCTCGTCGTCTTCCGGCTCACTCTCCTCGTTCGCCGGACGCCCGTTCACCCGTGGGTGGTGCCGGTGGTCGGTGCCGTCGGGAGCGTCACCGTGAACTCCGTCGCTCCCGCCTTGTTGCCCAGCTCCAGGGAGCCGCCGTGCGCGCGCACCAGAGAGCGGGCGACCGACAGGCCGAGGCCGCTGCCGCCGCGGTCGCGGCTGCGGGCCTTGTCGACGCGGTAGAAGCGGTCGAAAACGCTTTCCCGGTCGCCGGGCGAGATGCCCGGGCCCTGGTCGGTGACATGGACCTGTGCGGTTTCCGGGGTAACGGTTACCCCGACGGAGACCGG
Coding sequences within it:
- a CDS encoding indole-3-glycerol phosphate synthase, which codes for MFTSVLMIEKALTSADVEFVSTLHGDEPVFFHVLLQPRGDQADRLLRAIDDVALGELDEAARERETPEGEEAKGFGERALSVSLQALHAAGNEAVGRLVEDHPLDTLKSLVGEVGADEVIVLTDPHYVEEFFHRDWASRARHRVGVPVLKLFSHSKA
- a CDS encoding pyrimidine reductase family protein translates to MRRLFPVTDQTATNDRGGRPPGAPGEGGGAAADREWSLDELADAYAYPEPGPGEPRPWLRANMVSTLDGAAQHDGRSQPISTATDMRIFGMLRGLADVVVVGAETVRLEGYRPARARAEFAGRREAAGQGPAPAVAVVTASLDLDFSLPLYTSPLVPTLLLTGAAAAPDRIAAAQKAGAQVVIAGDGMGVDPARAVEALAGLGHTRLLTEGGPRLLGQFVASGVLDELCLTVSPMLTVGDAQRIAGGPSIAVPRRFALASLLEEEGFLFARYRRP
- the msrB gene encoding peptide-methionine (R)-S-oxide reductase MsrB, yielding MSYDVEKPDEQWRAELTPAEYAVLRQAATEPAFTGEYTDTKTRGVYSCRACGTDLFTSETKFDSHCGWPSFFDPKDTDAVELIEDHSHGMVRTEVRCARCGSHLGHVFAGEGYATPTDQRYCINSISLRLAADES
- the murC gene encoding UDP-N-acetylmuramate--L-alanine ligase; the protein is MAPGLPTAMDRPHFIGIGGAGMSGIAKILAQRGAKVAGSDAKESGTAAALRALGATVHIGHAAEHLADDASCVVVSSAIRADNPELARAAELGIPVVHRSDALARLMDGLRPIAVAGTHGKTTTTSMLAVSLSELGLNPSYAIGGDLDAPGSNALHGEGEIFVAEADESDRSFHKYAPEVAIVLNVELDHHANYASMDEIYESFETFAGKIVPGGTLVINADHEGARELTRRVEGVRVVTYGEAEDADVRVLSVVPQGLKSEVSVLLDGQELTFTVSVPGRHYAHNAVAALAAGVALGVPAAELAPALAAYTGVKRRLQLKGEEAGVQVIDSYAHHPTEMTADLEAMRAAAGDARILVVFQPHLFSRTQELGKEMGQALALADASVVLDIYPAREDPIPGVTSALIIDAARAAGADVTAVHDKDEVPAVIAGMAKAGDLVLTMGAGDVTDLGPRILDRLSS
- the zapE gene encoding cell division protein ZapE, yielding MPGSLARPVAWGTVSSFSPAPGIGPIADAAPASLCTRQPHVPADRLVAEMVPPPRFDSVRFSTYIPDPNQPSQTEAVGVLEGFAAGLGGAHATGTAKRGFLGFGRAKATRVPAGPRGVYLDGGYGVGKTHLLASLWHATPAEPALKAFGTFVELTNLVGALGFQQTVRTLSGHRLLCIDEFELDDPGDTVLVSTLLGKLVDAGVALAATSNTLPGKLGEGRFAAADFLREIQGLSAHFRALRIDGEDYRHRGLPEAPAPYSDEEVTKAAYATEGTSLDDFPHLLEHLAKVHPSRYGALTDGLKAVCLTDVRPVPDQSTALRLVVLADRLYDREVPVLASGLPFDRLFSEEMLNGGYRKKYFRAISRLTALARDAGRLVEAH
- a CDS encoding lysylphosphatidylglycerol synthase transmembrane domain-containing protein, whose protein sequence is MSLLPLDEPATPPPLPLAADRPRPLTSAATRRALGLLPLLLLVVWAAVDWHAVRDGTARLATADPLWLLAGLLFTYLGAVVAACVRQGAIPDRLPPGLLVASQIAAGAANHVLPASIGAHAVTVRFLQRQGVPLPRATASIALYSLVRAVAKTPVVLVFLIAAPSAVPAAQLLPQGRTLLLAAVGLLLAPTAAAVLLAFVRPLRRPALDFVRTALTDVRHLHTRPSRFLPLWGGAVAAPLVQASVVASVGTALGVPLSWAQLLFAHLAASTAAGAVPAPGGIGPVDAALVLTLAGYGTPLGLATATVIGYRVLTVWLPLLPGMLVLSALVQREHL
- a CDS encoding polysaccharide deacetylase family protein, with translation MIPPVRRLATFCALGTALAGLAACGTPQEPLAVRPTAPAHTSAAPTHTAPTPTAPAPASAAPSRPPTLAPGPAGLTPVFRNAPRTAGKTVALTFDADMTADQGARAASGEHFDNPGLIAALRTLKVPATVFMTGRWAEEYPAQARSIGRDPQFEIANHSYSHYAFTDDCYGLPTVPEDRMRADVERAYAAFRKAGVPDAMPYFRFPGGCYDRRALHAVSGTGVTAVQWDVVSGDAFATDADAVARQVLEGVKPGSVVVMHCTRSAAPTTERAVRTIVPELRRQGYRFVKVSELIGAASGRR
- a CDS encoding slipin family protein; the protein is MLQELLGVAAAVGAGALVYLGAAARVVKQYERGVVLRLGRLRGDVRQPGFTMVVPAVDRLRKVNMQIVTMPIPAQEGITRDNVTVRVDAVVYFRVVDAAAAVINVEDYRFAVSQMAQTSLRSIIGKSELDDLLSNREKLNEGLELMIDSPAIGWGVQIDRVEIKDVSLPDTMKRSMARQAEADRERRARIINADAELQASKKLAEAAKQMSEQPAALQLRLLQTVVAVAAEKNSTLVLPFPVELLRFLEKAQQPIPQHPQQPPPAAPPPPPPPPKAVDE
- a CDS encoding SulP family inorganic anion transporter, with protein sequence MTNEAPRRISRFPHLKQDFAASLVVFLVALPLCVGVAVASGVPAELGLVTGIVGGLVTGLMRGSSLQVSGPAAGLTVLVFEAVQEFGLPALGVVVLATGALQIAMGALKLGRYFRAISVSVVEGMLAGIGLVLIAGQLYSVVGTKAPESGLEKIAGLPEALVDAAGNTDALASLALGAGTIAVLVLWKRLPAKVRTVPGPLAAVGLATLAALLLNLPVATVEVQGLLGSIQPPSLSAFGDLAQVGLLGTIVAFTLIASAESLFSAAAVDRLHDGPRTEYDKELMAQGAGNALCGVLGALPMTAVIVRSAANVQAGARTKASRVLHGLWLLLFAALLPDVLAYIPIPALAGILVHAGAKLVPVRAIAGLWREHRGEALILVVTAVSIVAVSMFEGVLIGLALAVAKTAWEASHLRMEVVDKGAGPVQAYLSGNATFLRLPKILDSLEALPQDRPVELDLSGLHHLDHACRTALETWAERHSAAGTEPVKVTEPVTAV
- a CDS encoding carbonic anhydrase codes for the protein MQPLIDNARTFGQRPEEFAKLAEGQSPQVLFITCSDSRVVPALITGARPGELFELRTAGNIVPPYVSDRPTGEAATIEYAVEVLGVQDVVVCGHSHCGAVGALVRGDDLDGVPAVRDWLAHAADEPGAADPDDPTVMRAVQNHVLAQLLRLRSYPCVEKRLADGRLRVRGWYYEVHTGAVREHRVDTDGFETL